TTTTCCACCCGGTAGTTAATCATAAATGGCTTGGTTGATGGATTGAAATATTTGGTATCTTTCGGAAACGTGCTCCATACTGTGGATCCTATTTTCGATGGATCGTCGGCTTGCCGCCACTCAAACGTTGTTCCATATTCACTGGTCGCCAATCCAAGGTTTTTGGCATACCATTCGTTCATACTTTGCGGATTATCGCATTTAAAAAATACACCGCCAAGGCCCGTTACTTTTTTCATGTTTTTTTTAACAATTTCCATCTATTTTTGGACATTACCAAATCTGTTTTCAAGTAAACCTTTCCATTGAGTATTGTCATGCCCCATTGTGTTATGTAGTACAGTCAAGGCACTTCGCAAGTCAAAATTTAATTTGTGGTAAAGTAAACGCTGATCAGGATCATTGGTATGGATAAAGTATAGCAAGTCTTTTAAATACACAATCCCAATACATTTACCGTGTTCATAAACCGGCAAAGATTCCTCCTGAAGCTCGGTCATTATCTTTATTGCCATAAAAACCGGTTGCTCAGGATTTAAGCAATGATCATTTTCCAGAGGCGAAGGATGAAACCAATCCTGGGCAATTACTGATCCTATTTTCATGTCTTCCTCTAAATTCTGAGTGGGAAGATACGGCAGATCATTGGAAATAAAAATACTGGATAGGGGACTTGTGGATAAAAAAATGTCGGATTTGTCATTAACAAAGAGCTCAAGGGTAGTTATGGTATATTTGGAAAAATGGAATCTGGTTTTTGCAAAACCGAAAATTCGCTTAATGGTACTGGTACTAATGTATCTGTTCAAACTGGTGGTGATCTGATTGGCAATTGTGGCACAATCTTGAGGAGTAATGGTCTTTAAACCTGTTTTTATAAGCATTTTCTGCTTTAGCTCTTCTGAAATCATAACGTATCGGCAAAATATATCCCTTAAACTACCGATGACCTGGAGTATATAGAATTAAATCCTAACGATAGTTGTTTATGTACAAAAGTAATATTTTGTCGCAGCTAATAACAGTTTGCTCAGAGCATAGGTAAATATTATCCTGAATACCTATTCCATAACTTTTTTGCTTTAAAAGTGTTTAAGAGTTAGCAATTATCCAGCTTTGATTAAGCCCGATAGCTAAAACTTAAAATCGAAATAAGATGACAACTGAAAATAACACATCTATTTTCCCTTTGGGAAATCCCGGACCTGCAGATTGGTTTAGTGGTGAAGTACACATTCAAGGCTTGGTAGCTCCAGAACAAATGGAAGAGCTATACAGTGTGGGGCAGGTAACATTTAGCCCAGGAGGTAGAACACATTGGCATACACATCCCAAGGGCCAGGTATTGCTGATAACTGAAGGCGAGGGCTGGTATCAGGAACGTGGCAAACCAGCGCAAGTACTTACAAAGGGAATAACGATTGCTATTCCCAAAGGTGTAGAACATTGGCATGGAGCTGCTGCTAAAAGCAAATTGGTGCATATTGCTATTTCCAATATGTTAGATGGCAGGAGTGTAACATGGATGAGTCCCGTTACCGATGAAGAGTATGTAGAAGTCAATAAACAATAGAATAGATGATTCAGGCGGATTTCCAGATTTTAAATTTGTTCTGGTTTGTTCCGCCGATTTCCTGGATAACAAGGCATAAGTGATCTTCCCTTTGAGGAAAATATTTATCAATTATTTGCAACGTCTGCTGTAATAACTGTCCGAGGTGCTGTTCAAAATCAATGTGCTTAACATTTAAGATAACCTGGTTCATTCTGGAAGAGATGATGCATTCGAAAGTGAATTCCTTTTTGAGTGCTTTTACTACTTTTGACCTTAGTTTTTTCATTGAATTCGGATTTAGTTCGTCATTAAAACTTTAAACGTCATCTGCCTTCAATAAATTGTGTTGGGAAATGTCATAATCTCATTTCCTGTAATGAATTGACAGACTCCTAAAATTAACAAAAAATAAAGGAAGAATGCAAGTGTTAATTAAACAATAAATCTGTAATCAATATATCATCAGTTTTTTGAATGCTCTTTGCCTTGGTGATGTATGCACTATCTTTATACTTGTTTGATGCAAGCATGAGTAATTGGTAAAAGTTGTTTTTGTTATAAGGACTTATTTGTTCATAGTTCCATGGTTTTTCCTTTAATGCATAAGGTGCAAGCCAGTTAAATGCCTGGTGTAAACCTCTTCCATCTGCCGTGGTATAATTCCAGATATCCACATCGGTTTTAGCTGCCAACATGGCTACAGTAGCCCAGGCCTCTAAATTAAAAGTGCTATATCCAAGTGCATTGGTTCGGGCTAATTCCAGTTTTTGCTCTCCATTGGGTGCTATTTGAGCGGCAATCCTGGCCTTACTTTCTGTTGAGATTTTTTTAGCAAGTTGATTTTTTCCAACAAATAAGGCATAAGCGATAACCTGACCATCATAATGGGTCCCATGGTTGTTTTTCGCATTTAGCTCATCAATGCCATTTTTACTGGTGAGCATCCAGTTAAGATAAGCTGTATACCATTCTTTAACATTGATTAGGTTTTTGTCCGTAAAGGAAGGCGAGCCTTCTAAAAGGCCCATCCAATCAGCCAGATTTATCAGACATCTGGATTCAATGATGCCTATTCCTCGTCCATCATTAATACCTCTTATGGCTTGTGCATAATTAAGATTTGGGTTCATCCTGGTAGCAGGATCAATAAACCATACATTGATTAATTTGGAAGCTTTGGCTGCATACTTTTCATCTTTTGTAAAATAGTAAGCCAATGATAAAAATTTGCACTTATCAGCCATTTCAGTTAAGTAAGTATGATCGGTCATCTTCTTAATTTCAGGGTTACGCTGTCCATCTTTACGGATGTAGGGCAAGCTATCTGGTTTTGATGGGTCCGGCCAGAAGTAAGGTGCCATACTCATGTAGTCATGCTTTGAGCCACTCGGAGGTACAAAAGCTTTGTCCATTACAGACTTTGGTTTATCTTCTAACAGTTTGTCAGCATTTTTTATGATAATATTTACGGCTTTTACAACATCCGTGTTCCCTTGTTTAAACCTGGCTTTTTGAGCAACCATGTGTGCCGGATCTAATAATACTAACTTCTGGGCCGGACTGGATATACTTTGCATACATAATGCGAAAAGTAAGCCACTTATCAATTTATATTTCATCTATTTATTTAATTGATAAGCAAATTACCAAATGTTGCTTATTGAAAAGTATCGTTATTTAGCATTTTATGAAGTTAAGTTAACCTGATCTTTTACACTATGAGTCTTGGTCGCTGGTTCGAGCCCAGTTGGGGCCACTGGTAAAAAGCCGTTTTTCGATAAGAAGATTGGCTTATCTAGTGTTGAATAGCTATTTCAATCTATATTATAATGTCGCTATCTAGCTCTGATGCCTTGTCAAAATTGAATTTAGCTAACTCCATATTTTCAGCTTTTAAATAATAGTCTCCAAGATTTTTATAAGCATGTGCATTTTCCGGATTGAGAGCTATACTTTTTTCTATGAGTACTTTACCCTCTTCAAGTTGATTTGTAAGAAGTTTAAGTTGCCCAAGATTATTATAAGGTTCTGCAAAGAGTGGAGAAAGTTTAATTGCTTTTTCCAAATATTGTTTTGCCTCTCCGTAATTCTCTAATAAAATTAAGGCATAACCCAAGTTGTTTAATACGATAGGGTGATTAGGATTCATCTTTAATGCCCTATAAAAATTAGCTTCAGCTTCTTTATGTTGTGCCGATAGTATTTGAAAATAGCCCATATTTGTGTAATCATCGATCATGAATTCAGTAAAGCTTTTAAGCTTTATTAGATGTGTTTTTGCTTCTTCAAATTGTTTGGTTAATATCAAAGCTGTAATAAGTTGACGAAGAGGTATCTCCTCATGAGGGAATCTGGTAATTATAGGCTTTAGTTTAATTATACTTTCATCGTTTTCTCCCTTTAAAGATGCTGTCGGGCAACGACATAGTTCGAAAAATTTTGCCTTATTCTGTATATAAATAAAATTTGTTTGCCATCATTATACAAATTGTGTTCTTTAATTATACGCGGTACAAGATCTGTCCATAATCCTATGAAAGCGCAAATAATTAAACAAAAGAAATAGAATTTAATTGCTCCATGTAGTTCCGAGTTGAATATAAAAAAACCTAAAAGGGAAGAGAGAATAACTGTAAACAATGGGCCGGCTAATAGAATAATTATCCCTTTGATGTAATTATTGGTCATTTTGTCAGAAGAACACATACCTCCACCTTTGATTGAAAAAGTAGGACTTATATGAAAGTGGAGTCTTCCAATTTTAAAGTTGAATTTGCTCATTTCATCACCATAAGAACCAATATGGATATCAATTTTATTTGAACGAGTTAAAATAAGAAAGGCAATTGCATGTCCCAATTCATGAAAGAAAATTAACAATGGAGCAGTAATATAAATTGCGATGTATATCCCAATGGTAATTATAATTAAAATGAGTATGGAATTCATTGTTGAGCGTTTAGGGTTAATCAGAATTATGACATCAACTAATCAGATTCTAATGTAATGATTAAATCTTATCTTGTGATTCAAGAAATTATATTTTATTGCCAGTTGTAATTTTACTATTGAAAGATATTGATAGACAAAACACTGATTAAATGCAAATCAGACAAGAAATGGTTCGAGAAGCGCCCAGTCAGGTCCACTGGTAAAAATGCTTAATCTTTAACTGATTAGGCTTTTTTTTGTGTCTTAGAAGCTGTTTTTTTATTGTTTTGAACTCTGGTTATTAATAAATTGATTAATTTTTAGAGGATCACTAAATAATTCTTTGAGACGCGGCCTTGACATACCTCAGTTTAAATGCTCGGTGAGCCAGTTTTTGCATCTTTGCTTTTACTGTTTTGTTTTGAAATATTTTGTCATATATTGTGTTAAATATTATTTTTAAGGATAATTTCTCCCTTATTTTAATCTCTCTTCTATTATATGTGTAAATCCCCTTTTTTGTATGTTATTTGTTTATCAGCATTTCTTGGACTTTTCATTTCTTCCTGTAATTCTTCGGCCCAAAACCTACCTCCAAATACTACTTGGGAAGGAAAATTAATTGGTATGCGTTTTATTCTAAAGGTATCACAGGATAGTTTATCTAAGCGAACAACCGCTGTGTTCGATAGTCCAGATCAAGGTGCCTTTGGCCTAGGGATTTCAAAATTGACCATCACTAACGATAGTCTTTTGGCTTATTCAGCAGTTTTGAAGGGTGATTTTAAGGGAAAATTTAATGCAGACAAATCCGAACTGTCCGGCAAATGGGGCCAAATAGGAAAAGAATTTGACCTCTCATTCAAGAGAGTTCCAAACCAAGGTCCTCTTAAAAGACCACAAACACCTAAAGCGTCATTTCCTTATTCAGAAGAAAAAGTGATTTACCTTAATATGGATAAAACTATCCAATATGGTGCTACGCTTACCGTTCCTCCTTCGGTAAAAGGAGCCCCTGTAGTGATTTTAATAACAGGTTCTGGCCAGGAAGATCGTGACGAAACACTTTTTGGTCATAAGCCATTTTGGGTAATGGCTGATCATCTTAGTAGAAATGGGATTGCAGTTTTACGGGTTGATGATCGTGGAATTGGGC
This is a stretch of genomic DNA from Candidatus Pedobacter colombiensis. It encodes these proteins:
- a CDS encoding VOC family protein, coding for MKKVTGLGGVFFKCDNPQSMNEWYAKNLGLATSEYGTTFEWRQADDPSKIGSTVWSTFPKDTKYFNPSTKPFMINYRVENIALLVDELKKDSVTIIDEITEYEYGKFVHILDPEGNVIELWEPTDNLDQDNVTG
- a CDS encoding CBS domain-containing protein produces the protein MISEELKQKMLIKTGLKTITPQDCATIANQITTSLNRYISTSTIKRIFGFAKTRFHFSKYTITTLELFVNDKSDIFLSTSPLSSIFISNDLPYLPTQNLEEDMKIGSVIAQDWFHPSPLENDHCLNPEQPVFMAIKIMTELQEESLPVYEHGKCIGIVYLKDLLYFIHTNDPDQRLLYHKLNFDLRSALTVLHNTMGHDNTQWKGLLENRFGNVQK
- a CDS encoding cupin domain-containing protein, translated to MTTENNTSIFPLGNPGPADWFSGEVHIQGLVAPEQMEELYSVGQVTFSPGGRTHWHTHPKGQVLLITEGEGWYQERGKPAQVLTKGITIAIPKGVEHWHGAAAKSKLVHIAISNMLDGRSVTWMSPVTDEEYVEVNKQ
- a CDS encoding alginate lyase family protein, with the translated sequence MKYKLISGLLFALCMQSISSPAQKLVLLDPAHMVAQKARFKQGNTDVVKAVNIIIKNADKLLEDKPKSVMDKAFVPPSGSKHDYMSMAPYFWPDPSKPDSLPYIRKDGQRNPEIKKMTDHTYLTEMADKCKFLSLAYYFTKDEKYAAKASKLINVWFIDPATRMNPNLNYAQAIRGINDGRGIGIIESRCLINLADWMGLLEGSPSFTDKNLINVKEWYTAYLNWMLTSKNGIDELNAKNNHGTHYDGQVIAYALFVGKNQLAKKISTESKARIAAQIAPNGEQKLELARTNALGYSTFNLEAWATVAMLAAKTDVDIWNYTTADGRGLHQAFNWLAPYALKEKPWNYEQISPYNKNNFYQLLMLASNKYKDSAYITKAKSIQKTDDILITDLLFN
- a CDS encoding tetratricopeptide repeat protein — encoded protein: MILTKQFEEAKTHLIKLKSFTEFMIDDYTNMGYFQILSAQHKEAEANFYRALKMNPNHPIVLNNLGYALILLENYGEAKQYLEKAIKLSPLFAEPYNNLGQLKLLTNQLEEGKVLIEKSIALNPENAHAYKNLGDYYLKAENMELAKFNFDKASELDSDIII
- a CDS encoding M50 family metallopeptidase, producing MNSILILIIITIGIYIAIYITAPLLIFFHELGHAIAFLILTRSNKIDIHIGSYGDEMSKFNFKIGRLHFHISPTFSIKGGGMCSSDKMTNNYIKGIIILLAGPLFTVILSSLLGFFIFNSELHGAIKFYFFCLIICAFIGLWTDLVPRIIKEHNLYNDGKQILFIYRIRQNFSNYVVARQHL